A genomic region of Bdellovibrionales bacterium contains the following coding sequences:
- a CDS encoding ABC transporter permease subunit, with protein sequence MLRYVVRRFFMMIPTLIGITLLSFAIINLAPGSPVEQKIMKMRFGGAMGGGGSNQTSELGVSSKVVEALKKQYGFDKPIYVRYGLWLKNIVTLNFGESFSYEEPVTSVIASKFPVSLQFGIISLLMTYFVCVPLGIAKAIRDGSKFDMISSFFLMILYSIPPLILAILLRVYLAGGAFLDLFPLGDLYSDNYMEMGVWDQLIDRCSHFVLPLICYVIGNFTVLTFLMKNSLLDEIRLDYVRTARAKGLAEKSVVYKHALRNALIPIATGLASFLGFFFAGSVVIEQVFNLDGMGLLSYKAALDRDYNVIMGLIFFQSILMLVGRFLSDLSYTLIDPRIDFS encoded by the coding sequence ATGCTGAGGTACGTTGTTCGGCGCTTCTTTATGATGATCCCAACCCTGATAGGAATAACTCTTCTTTCTTTTGCTATTATTAATCTGGCGCCTGGAAGTCCCGTCGAACAGAAAATAATGAAGATGAGATTCGGTGGGGCTATGGGAGGTGGTGGATCCAATCAGACTTCTGAGCTAGGGGTTTCATCTAAAGTAGTAGAGGCATTAAAAAAGCAATATGGCTTTGATAAACCCATTTACGTTCGATATGGTTTGTGGCTTAAAAACATTGTCACACTCAATTTTGGAGAAAGTTTTAGCTATGAGGAGCCTGTGACTTCTGTCATAGCAAGCAAATTTCCCGTTTCTTTGCAATTTGGGATTATTTCGCTCTTAATGACTTACTTTGTTTGCGTTCCTTTGGGAATTGCAAAGGCGATTCGGGACGGTTCAAAATTTGATATGATCTCCAGTTTTTTTCTTATGATTCTTTATTCTATACCGCCTTTGATTTTAGCGATTCTATTAAGGGTTTATCTGGCCGGAGGGGCTTTTCTGGATTTGTTCCCTCTGGGAGATCTCTATTCTGACAATTACATGGAAATGGGCGTTTGGGATCAATTGATAGATCGATGCAGCCATTTTGTTTTGCCACTCATCTGTTATGTCATTGGAAATTTTACTGTACTTACCTTTTTGATGAAAAACTCTCTTTTAGATGAAATTAGACTGGATTACGTGCGAACGGCGCGAGCGAAGGGGCTAGCTGAGAAGTCAGTGGTTTACAAACATGCCTTGAGAAATGCTCTCATTCCAATTGCCACAGGCTTAGCGTCCTTTTTGGGCTTTTTCTTTGCAGGTTCGGTTGTCATAGAACAAGTGTTTAATTTGGATGGAATGGGTCTATTGAGTTACAAGGCCGCTCTTGATCGAGACTACAATGTGATCATGGGTCTGATTTTTTTCCAGAGTATCTTGATGCTAGTTGGCCGGTTCCTCAGCGATCTTAGCTACACCCTTATTGATCCAAGGATTGATTTTTCATGA
- a CDS encoding SH3 domain-containing protein — protein MKWQVLVCFSCFVTSTAQGLCVNVFEANLRSSPDPNSPITWTVGKFTPLVRLEKKGAWYKVEDQDGDQHWVSARAVTTQYQCVSVKGRTANLRAGPGTEFPIAAYATADKYWPFKRIDRRDDWYQVEDDFGNSFWVHDSAVWRPVTVSRIGF, from the coding sequence GTGAAGTGGCAGGTTCTGGTTTGCTTTTCTTGTTTTGTGACATCGACGGCTCAAGGCCTTTGCGTCAATGTTTTTGAGGCCAATTTAAGGTCATCGCCAGACCCCAATTCCCCTATCACATGGACTGTGGGAAAGTTTACTCCCCTTGTTCGATTGGAAAAAAAGGGCGCTTGGTACAAGGTAGAGGACCAAGATGGGGATCAACATTGGGTCTCTGCGAGAGCGGTGACGACTCAGTATCAGTGTGTTTCGGTGAAGGGAAGGACTGCCAATCTCAGAGCTGGGCCCGGAACAGAGTTTCCTATCGCGGCTTACGCGACAGCTGATAAATATTGGCCCTTCAAGCGAATTGACCGCCGAGATGATTGGTACCAAGTAGAAGATGACTTCGGGAACTCCTTTTGGGTTCACGATTCGGCAGTTTGGCGTCCTGTCACTGTGAGTCGAATTGGGTTTTAG
- a CDS encoding peptide ABC transporter substrate-binding protein, with amino-acid sequence MATNLETNEMDPALAESYEEDPKGMWYVFHLRKNVKWHDGKPLTAKDVKFSFDAVADKDSKFDTAHIRPYFENIDKAEIIDENTIKFLVKKKYFNNFKVLASGGFLGIVPEHIYGDASQKNTKTLIGSGPYQLEKYDKGKGILLKRNPEWWGYKDSRYAGQFKWEKIQFRFIKEEMAQLARLEKGEIDLIPEITPEAYVQKTNHQPWGTTAVKKKVDHQGPRPYGFVGWNFANSLFKERDVRIAMAHLMNRELMIEKFRFGLSLLATGPWYQQSPYANPSVKPILYDPKSAMVLLKKQGWDDLDKDGILEKKIDGKVVPFKFTLMMASKDAEKYMTIYKEDLKKSGIDMEIKLVEWNSFVKALDERKFDAVSLGWGGGSVDNDPKQIWHSESAQPGGSNFISYKNPEVDKLIDLGRQELDRAKRIKIYQEIYEKIAEDAPYAFLFNNKSFLYAHTSKMKMEKPTYSFGVGIETWWIRKD; translated from the coding sequence ATGGCAACAAATCTTGAAACAAATGAAATGGACCCGGCCCTTGCTGAAAGCTACGAAGAGGATCCCAAGGGGATGTGGTATGTATTTCATTTGAGAAAAAATGTGAAATGGCACGATGGCAAACCCCTCACTGCAAAAGATGTGAAATTTAGTTTTGATGCCGTGGCTGATAAAGATAGCAAATTCGATACGGCTCATATCCGACCCTATTTTGAAAACATTGATAAAGCTGAGATCATTGATGAAAACACGATTAAATTCTTGGTAAAGAAAAAATATTTCAATAACTTCAAGGTATTGGCTAGCGGTGGCTTTTTAGGTATCGTTCCCGAGCACATTTACGGAGATGCTTCTCAAAAGAACACGAAGACTCTCATTGGGTCGGGTCCTTATCAGCTTGAGAAGTATGATAAGGGAAAGGGAATTCTTCTTAAGAGAAACCCGGAGTGGTGGGGATATAAAGATTCAAGGTATGCCGGTCAGTTTAAGTGGGAAAAAATTCAATTTCGATTTATCAAAGAGGAAATGGCACAGTTGGCGAGACTGGAGAAAGGCGAAATCGATCTCATTCCTGAAATCACTCCTGAGGCCTATGTTCAAAAGACCAATCATCAGCCATGGGGAACAACGGCAGTCAAAAAGAAAGTTGATCACCAGGGGCCTCGCCCTTACGGATTTGTCGGCTGGAATTTTGCGAATTCCTTATTTAAGGAAAGGGACGTTCGAATTGCGATGGCCCATCTCATGAATCGAGAATTGATGATTGAAAAATTTCGGTTTGGTTTATCTCTTTTGGCGACAGGTCCCTGGTATCAGCAAAGCCCATACGCAAATCCTTCGGTGAAACCAATTCTGTACGATCCAAAGAGTGCCATGGTTCTCCTGAAGAAGCAGGGTTGGGATGATTTGGACAAAGACGGCATTCTTGAGAAAAAAATTGATGGGAAGGTCGTTCCATTTAAATTTACGTTGATGATGGCGAGCAAGGACGCTGAGAAATATATGACGATTTATAAGGAGGACCTCAAAAAATCCGGAATTGATATGGAGATAAAGCTGGTTGAATGGAATAGCTTTGTAAAGGCCCTCGATGAGCGAAAGTTTGATGCAGTAAGCCTCGGATGGGGAGGGGGGAGCGTTGACAATGATCCAAAACAGATTTGGCACTCAGAAAGTGCTCAACCCGGCGGCTCTAATTTCATCAGCTATAAAAATCCTGAAGTAGATAAATTGATTGATTTGGGTCGGCAGGAACTAGATCGAGCTAAAAGGATCAAAATCTATCAAGAGATTTACGAAAAAATCGCGGAGGATGCTCCGTATGCTTTCTTATTTAACAACAAGTCCTTCCTTTACGCCCACACATCCAAAATGAAAATGGAGAAACCTACTTATTCCTTTGGAGTTGGGATTGAGACATGGTGGATTCGAAAGGATTAG
- a CDS encoding ABC transporter permease subunit — protein sequence MIERYIQNELTLKRWRRFKQMRRSVVSIWVLGFLLFLSLTAEIWSNSKPIAMKYRGRLYFPVFKTYHPTEFGQSDIYVTNYRRLEMSSDDWAVWPLVRWDPLESNNGLASYPAPPTSQNWFGTDDRGRDVLSRLIYGFRYSIGFSVLAWFFSYFLGVVFGSIMGFMGGKSDLIGQRVVEVFESVPVFILLITLVSIFGAGLWTLVIFTSVFGWMLISLYVRAEFLKLRKREFVEAGRASGLSSWQVMFKHVLPNALGPILTFSPFSIAGNVYSLAALDYLGFGLPPPTPSWGELLQQANNYFTIAWWLAAFPSAAMIITLTVLNLIGEGVRNAFDPRHV from the coding sequence ATGATTGAGAGGTATATACAAAATGAACTCACTTTAAAGCGGTGGAGGCGCTTCAAGCAGATGAGGCGCTCGGTAGTTTCAATATGGGTTTTGGGATTTTTGTTGTTCTTGAGTTTAACGGCCGAAATTTGGTCCAATTCCAAGCCCATAGCAATGAAATACCGCGGGCGTTTGTATTTCCCAGTTTTCAAAACCTATCATCCAACGGAATTTGGTCAATCAGATATTTACGTGACTAATTATCGTCGGTTGGAAATGAGTTCTGATGATTGGGCAGTTTGGCCTTTGGTTCGTTGGGATCCTCTGGAGTCAAACAATGGGTTGGCTTCTTACCCGGCGCCACCGACTTCACAGAACTGGTTTGGGACGGACGATCGCGGTCGCGATGTTCTGTCTCGCCTGATCTACGGATTTCGATACAGCATCGGGTTTTCCGTTTTGGCTTGGTTTTTTTCATACTTTTTAGGCGTTGTTTTTGGATCAATCATGGGCTTTATGGGTGGCAAGAGCGATCTGATCGGACAGAGAGTTGTAGAAGTATTTGAGTCAGTTCCAGTATTTATTTTGCTAATTACCCTCGTCTCCATTTTTGGGGCTGGACTTTGGACACTCGTGATTTTTACTTCGGTATTTGGCTGGATGCTTATTTCACTTTATGTGAGAGCCGAGTTTTTGAAATTGCGAAAACGGGAATTTGTGGAAGCAGGTCGTGCGTCGGGGTTGTCGTCTTGGCAGGTGATGTTCAAACATGTGCTGCCCAACGCCTTGGGCCCAATTTTAACGTTTTCACCTTTTTCGATTGCGGGGAATGTCTATTCCTTAGCGGCTCTCGATTATTTAGGATTCGGACTGCCCCCGCCCACTCCAAGTTGGGGAGAATTGCTCCAGCAAGCCAACAATTACTTCACTATTGCTTGGTGGCTCGCTGCTTTTCCTTCGGCTGCCATGATCATCACACTGACAGTTCTCAATCTCATCGGGGAGGGAGTTCGAAACGCCTTCGATCCAAGGCATGTCTGA
- a CDS encoding peroxiredoxin yields the protein MPMIGQPAPQFRAPAVVGGDFKDISLTDYKGKWVVLYFYPLDFTYVCPTEITQFRDSLPKFKEAGAEVIGVSIDSVHSHRRWIKDDLGDLGYPLIGDVTKRVCRDYGVLIEDAGIATRGTYIIDPEGVIQYIALHNLKVGRDTNEILRVLQGLKTGELCGAGWRPGAKHVSIT from the coding sequence ATGCCAATGATAGGTCAACCGGCCCCTCAGTTCAGAGCCCCCGCAGTCGTCGGCGGAGACTTCAAAGACATCAGTCTCACGGATTACAAAGGCAAATGGGTTGTTTTGTACTTCTATCCTCTTGATTTTACTTATGTCTGCCCCACCGAAATCACTCAATTCCGAGACAGTCTTCCCAAGTTTAAAGAGGCCGGCGCTGAAGTGATTGGTGTTTCTATAGACTCCGTCCACTCCCATCGTCGCTGGATCAAGGACGACTTGGGTGATTTAGGATACCCCTTGATTGGGGATGTGACCAAGCGGGTTTGTCGCGATTATGGCGTTCTCATTGAAGATGCCGGAATTGCGACGAGGGGAACTTATATTATTGATCCAGAAGGAGTGATCCAATACATTGCCTTGCATAACCTGAAGGTCGGTCGGGACACGAATGAAATTCTTCGCGTTTTGCAAGGCCTCAAGACGGGTGAGCTTTGTGGCGCAGGATGGCGACCCGGAGCAAAACACGTCTCCATCACTTGA
- the xth gene encoding exodeoxyribonuclease III yields MVKLVTWNVNGIRSVAKKGFFDYVKQENPDIFCLQETKAHPHQLSQELLQLPEREVYWSSAHRPGYSGTATYLKDKPLKVHHGIGIRKFDHEGRFVITEHRKFVLYNVYFPNGSASEVRHTFKQDFLEKFWRHLKSGIEEGREIIVVGDYNVAYRNIDVFDPVRLSQVSGFLPEEREWFGRFLDLGFVDLVAEFYPEEKGMYTWWSYRERMARADNRGWRIDHICVSKGLLSCVQSVEIQRDQLGSDHCPVSASLEI; encoded by the coding sequence ATTGTGAAGCTTGTAACTTGGAATGTGAACGGAATTCGATCAGTGGCAAAAAAGGGCTTCTTTGATTATGTGAAGCAGGAGAATCCGGATATTTTCTGCCTGCAAGAGACGAAGGCCCACCCTCATCAATTGAGTCAAGAACTCTTGCAACTTCCAGAAAGGGAGGTTTATTGGTCGTCCGCTCATCGGCCGGGTTACAGCGGGACAGCAACTTACCTCAAAGACAAGCCATTGAAGGTTCATCATGGAATAGGTATTCGAAAATTTGACCATGAGGGCCGCTTTGTCATCACAGAACATCGAAAGTTTGTTCTTTATAACGTCTATTTTCCGAATGGTTCGGCGAGCGAAGTGAGGCATACTTTCAAGCAGGATTTTTTGGAGAAATTTTGGCGTCACTTGAAATCAGGAATTGAAGAGGGGCGAGAGATCATTGTGGTGGGCGATTACAATGTGGCCTATCGCAACATTGATGTTTTTGATCCGGTGAGACTGAGTCAGGTGAGCGGCTTTTTACCAGAAGAGAGAGAATGGTTTGGGAGATTTTTAGATTTGGGATTTGTTGACCTGGTGGCCGAGTTTTATCCCGAGGAGAAGGGCATGTACACTTGGTGGTCTTATCGTGAAAGAATGGCTCGGGCCGATAATCGAGGATGGAGAATCGATCATATTTGCGTAAGCAAAGGGCTATTGAGTTGTGTTCAATCTGTAGAGATACAAAGGGATCAGCTTGGTTCGGATCATTGTCCAGTTAGCGCAAGCTTGGAGATTTAG
- a CDS encoding TraR/DksA family transcriptional regulator has translation MSSLSGDLINKCKRKLLETKAELLNRVKEARMDLHTSEDRGGDEGDQTMRALAESEFLSMTERLRKQLMEIEIALSRIESGNYGICEETEEAIEPDRLLAIPWTRLSIEGAEIRESLRKKYAR, from the coding sequence ATGAGCAGTCTATCAGGTGATTTAATCAACAAATGCAAAAGAAAATTACTCGAAACAAAAGCGGAGCTTTTGAATCGAGTGAAGGAAGCTCGAATGGATCTGCATACATCCGAGGATCGCGGGGGCGACGAAGGAGACCAGACGATGAGGGCTCTTGCCGAGAGCGAGTTTCTGAGCATGACGGAGCGTCTGCGAAAGCAACTCATGGAAATCGAGATTGCTTTGTCTCGCATTGAAAGTGGGAATTATGGGATCTGTGAGGAGACCGAAGAGGCGATTGAACCCGATCGGTTGTTGGCAATTCCTTGGACCCGCTTAAGTATTGAAGGAGCTGAGATTCGCGAGAGTCTTAGGAAAAAGTACGCTCGCTGA
- a CDS encoding FxsA family protein — MFAWIVLLIFVLPVLDLILLIRVGGVIGGGAVLLAVLASGFLGVFLAKSQGRVIWRKINDNLLKGEMPADSLLEGAFTVLGGIMLVVPGFLTDILGLFLLFPISRRIIIALIKRSIESKVRSGEFRVYKSSFEFRKEEKSSSETSPLSRGEGEIIDISPIKPMKDLDKT; from the coding sequence ATGTTTGCTTGGATAGTTCTGTTGATATTTGTATTGCCCGTTCTTGATTTGATCCTGCTGATTCGAGTGGGGGGAGTCATTGGGGGCGGAGCGGTTCTGCTGGCCGTTTTGGCGAGTGGATTCTTGGGAGTTTTCTTAGCTAAAAGCCAGGGTCGAGTGATTTGGCGAAAGATAAATGACAATCTACTCAAGGGGGAGATGCCGGCCGATTCTCTTCTCGAAGGGGCCTTCACTGTATTGGGTGGCATTATGCTTGTTGTGCCCGGATTTTTAACTGATATCCTGGGCCTATTTCTGTTGTTTCCGATTTCGAGACGAATAATCATTGCGCTCATCAAACGTTCTATTGAATCAAAAGTACGAAGTGGAGAGTTTAGAGTCTACAAGTCCTCCTTTGAATTTCGCAAAGAGGAGAAATCATCATCGGAAACCTCGCCCCTTTCTCGAGGGGAGGGGGAAATCATAGATATAAGTCCAATCAAGCCGATGAAAGATCTTGATAAGACTTGA
- a CDS encoding YkgJ family cysteine cluster protein gives MSQKPWFAKGLKFECQGSGNCCISRGQYGFVYLTKEDRKRLAKILELTTSSFVKKYCDKSDGFFHLKEIQNKPECIFLLKNKCKVYEARPTQCRTWPFWPETLSPKSWKKEVVNFCPGANKGQVRSAHEIREQRDQQIKSDRQLISERTFS, from the coding sequence ATGTCGCAGAAACCCTGGTTTGCCAAAGGGCTAAAGTTTGAGTGTCAAGGAAGCGGAAATTGCTGTATATCTCGGGGACAATACGGATTCGTTTATCTAACCAAGGAGGATCGGAAACGCCTTGCTAAGATACTGGAATTGACCACCTCCTCTTTTGTAAAAAAATACTGCGACAAAAGTGATGGCTTTTTTCATCTTAAAGAAATTCAGAATAAACCGGAGTGCATTTTTTTACTCAAAAACAAATGCAAAGTTTATGAAGCTCGACCCACTCAATGTCGCACCTGGCCTTTTTGGCCTGAGACGCTATCTCCAAAGTCATGGAAAAAGGAAGTTGTCAATTTTTGTCCTGGAGCTAACAAGGGCCAGGTCCGCTCTGCTCACGAAATAAGAGAGCAGAGAGACCAGCAGATTAAATCCGATCGCCAATTGATCAGCGAGCGTACTTTTTCCTAA
- the speA gene encoding biosynthetic arginine decarboxylase — translation MLNWSREQSLQLYGIKNWGSGYFGLNESGNIEVSPQGATGPKLDLFNLVQDLRERGIRSPILIRFPDIVKARIGLIAECFRKAINECGYKSHYRGVYPIKVNQQRHLVQEIVAFGQKTLLGLECGSKPELLVGLAMLDTPNALIICNGFKDWEYIETALLSRKMGKDTIVVVDRRSELDTILEVAKRLDIRPKIGLRSKLITQGSGRWVESSGARSKFGLTPSEIVNCVDKLKAEGMLDSLALLHYHIGSQIPSIQAVKASMKEGARLFTELYALGATPTYIDVGGGLGVDYDGSGKSESSTNYSEQEYANDIVSILQSVCDEKNVPHPHIVTESGRATVAHGAVLVFDVLGLNEVAKKDVSPVEKGKDSRLVEELWEIYQNLSEQNLNEFYNDLIEKKRDTLQLFTYGVLSLEQRAKAEDLCWAITTKMAQLAKRTGDDEIRYELEAELSDTYFCNFSVFQSLPDSWALGQIFPVMPIHRHTEKPDRRAVLVDLTCDSDGKIAEFIDVSTGETQKYLEVHSLKESEPYYIGAFLCGAYQEILGDLHNLFGDTDTVHVSIHENGYNLDHVVEGDSVAEVLSFVEYNKSELVEKLRQFTEAAITENRLTRQEARLLMKNYEVGLSGYTYLEDPE, via the coding sequence ATATTGAATTGGTCTAGAGAACAAAGTTTACAACTTTACGGAATAAAAAACTGGGGTAGCGGATATTTTGGCCTTAATGAATCTGGAAACATCGAGGTTTCTCCTCAGGGGGCGACTGGGCCCAAGCTGGATCTGTTCAATCTCGTTCAAGACTTACGCGAACGGGGAATTCGTTCCCCGATTCTTATTCGGTTTCCCGATATCGTAAAGGCACGAATTGGCCTTATTGCTGAATGCTTTCGAAAGGCAATCAACGAATGCGGATACAAGTCCCATTATCGTGGTGTGTATCCGATCAAAGTGAACCAACAAAGGCACCTCGTTCAGGAAATCGTCGCCTTCGGACAAAAAACCCTTTTGGGTCTTGAGTGCGGAAGCAAACCCGAACTCTTGGTCGGCTTGGCGATGCTCGATACCCCAAACGCGCTCATCATATGCAATGGATTTAAAGATTGGGAATATATTGAAACAGCTCTCCTTTCGAGAAAAATGGGAAAAGACACGATCGTGGTTGTCGATCGCCGGAGTGAGCTTGACACAATTCTTGAAGTTGCCAAACGGCTTGATATCAGACCAAAAATTGGTTTGCGTTCAAAATTGATTACGCAGGGATCAGGCCGTTGGGTAGAGTCGTCGGGAGCAAGATCAAAATTTGGCCTCACTCCTTCGGAAATTGTCAATTGTGTCGATAAATTAAAAGCAGAAGGCATGTTGGACTCTCTGGCTCTCCTTCACTATCATATCGGTTCCCAGATCCCTTCTATTCAAGCGGTGAAGGCCTCCATGAAGGAAGGAGCCCGTCTCTTTACCGAGCTCTATGCGCTAGGGGCAACTCCAACCTACATTGACGTCGGAGGTGGACTCGGCGTTGACTACGATGGATCTGGAAAAAGTGAAAGTTCGACAAATTACAGTGAACAAGAATATGCCAATGATATCGTGTCGATTCTTCAGTCGGTATGTGATGAAAAAAATGTTCCGCACCCTCATATCGTCACAGAATCAGGAAGGGCCACAGTGGCTCACGGCGCTGTCCTCGTCTTTGATGTTTTAGGACTCAATGAGGTCGCTAAAAAGGATGTCTCGCCTGTTGAAAAGGGAAAAGACAGTCGGCTTGTCGAAGAACTCTGGGAGATTTATCAAAATTTAAGCGAGCAAAATCTCAACGAATTTTACAACGATTTGATTGAGAAGAAGCGAGATACTCTGCAGCTTTTCACCTACGGAGTTCTCAGTCTAGAACAACGAGCCAAAGCTGAAGATCTCTGTTGGGCAATTACAACAAAAATGGCCCAACTCGCCAAGCGGACCGGGGATGACGAAATTCGCTACGAGCTGGAGGCCGAACTCTCTGACACCTATTTTTGCAATTTTTCTGTGTTCCAATCACTTCCCGATTCGTGGGCCCTCGGCCAGATTTTTCCCGTCATGCCTATCCATCGCCACACCGAGAAGCCCGACCGACGCGCTGTACTCGTTGACCTTACTTGTGATTCAGACGGAAAAATTGCAGAGTTTATTGACGTCAGCACTGGGGAGACCCAGAAATATTTGGAGGTTCACTCTTTGAAAGAATCTGAGCCCTATTATATCGGGGCTTTCCTGTGTGGAGCCTACCAGGAAATTTTAGGTGATCTTCATAATCTCTTTGGCGATACAGATACCGTTCATGTGTCCATTCATGAGAATGGCTACAATCTTGATCATGTCGTTGAGGGGGACTCCGTTGCTGAAGTGCTGTCTTTCGTCGAATACAATAAGAGCGAGCTCGTTGAAAAATTAAGGCAGTTTACCGAAGCGGCGATCACTGAAAACCGCCTCACTCGACAAGAGGCCCGATTGCTGATGAAAAACTATGAGGTTGGCTTGTCAGGATACACTTATCTTGAGGACCCCGAATGA